The window TCCGTTTAAAACCTGAGTCGGCGGCACTTGCTGAAGAGATAAGGCCCTTTTAACAAAATCCAGAACAATACTTAAACGCAAAAAGCTCGTCATCAATAACAAAAGACTTGGAGCTATTGAAATAAGCGTGATAAAAATTAAAAGCTGAACCGAAAAAGCAACATCTTTATTTGTCGAAGGTTCTCTTATCGAAAAATCGATAAAAGGAATTCTCCCTGCCTGCCTGTTAGGATCGGCATCCGTCCTTCCGGCAGTAGTACCTTCGGGAAACCTCGACTGAGAAAAAACTTGAACCGGAATAAAAAGAATCATACCGAAAAAAACCAGAATTAAAAGATTTTTTTTCATTCCTTTTCCTCCGGTACTTGAGCCTTAGCAGCCTTGTTTAACCTTTCACGTTGTGCTTTAAAAAAATTTACATCAACGTCATTGTTTTTTGAGCCTTTAAAAACCGATGACAGCATAGAAGCAAAGTCTTGTTTGGGAGAAGAGCTGCGTCTTTCAGCATCCAAATTCATGGTATCGACAAGGGTTTTATCTTCAACTTCCCCTATCATATTTATTGAAGCATCCGTAACGCCTACAATGTACGCCTTTTCGCCCAAGGTAATAACATGAATACTTTTTCCTTGAGCAATGTTAATTGAGGCAACGCTTTTTAGATAAGGACTATCCGAAGAAAAAGATAGTGAAGATTTTTTTAAAAATTTCAGCACAACATAGGCCAAAATACATACTATAATTAAAGATACAAGAACTTGTAAAAGTCTGGAAATAGGAGATTGAGTCCTTTCTGCAACATTCAAATCAAAAGCACTTCCATTTCCGGCAGGTAATGCATCCCCCTCATTTCTTTCAATATTTCCTTTTTTACCTGCGTCCAATAGAATACCCGACTCTGAAGGCAGGGAATCTCCATCCGAAGAAGTTCCGTCATTTTCTGCAAATAAGGTCACCGAAAACAAAAAGAAAATAATAAAAAACAGCTTTTTCCCCAAGCTCATTAAAACCCCCACCCGATTTTTAGGTTTATATATCCGAAATACGCTCAGCCGGAGATAAAATTTCGGTTATACGGACACCGAAACTTTCTTCTATAACTACAACCTCTCCCTTAGCTATAGGTTTGTGGTTTACAAGAACATCTACAGGTTCACCGGCAAGCTTATCAAGCTCAATAATATGACCCTCGCCCATTCCAAGAATTTCCTTAATCATGCGCTTTGTTCGTCCTAGTTCTACGGTCATTTCCATGTAAACGTCCATGATAAGACCGATATTACCCTGCTCCTCCTGACTTACAAAACCCTGAAGGGGCGGAAATTGAACAGGCTGAACACTGGCGCCCATTCCCATTTGGGGCATCATGCCCATATTATTCATAGCCTGCATATTTCCTCCTTGCTGAGGCGATCCTTGGGGCATACCTGAACCGAACATTTGCTGTGCGGGGCCGCCTGTTTGCGTAGCTCCCATCTGCATACCGCCCATCATTCCATTGTTTTGCATTGCACCCATATTCTGCATACCTCCCATTGCAGCCATACCCTGCATTGAAGGATCAGGACCCGCAATCGTAGAAGCTATTTTATCGACAACATCTTCAGAAAGAATTTCCCACAGTTGATATGCAGAATCATCAAGCTTAACATTATAAGTTATGCTTACAAAGTTACGCTGAGGTAGTCTCATCATAGCCTTAGGAACATGTGAAGATTCTGCCGGAGAAGATGCAACACCGGTAAGTCCGGCACGCTCAAGGTAACTAAGTTCCGTACCCACATATTGAGCGATTGTCTCACTTATAACAGAAAGGGCCATATCGTCTATTTCTACGTTGTCTTCATGATTTACCAAACTGACTATTTTCTTTGCAAGTTCAGGACTCATCATAAAGGCATGATCACCGCTCATAGATCCCGAAAAATCAATGAGGGTGGCAACAGTCATTTCGGATACTTTTCGTAAAAAGGACTCTCTATCGGAAAACTCGATAACCGGCTCGGAAATGCTGACACTTTTACCCGTCATGGACTCCAAGTTCGAAGACAGCCCGGGGATGTTTTCTTTTGTAAATTGAAGTAAGGCTGTTTTTTTAAAACCGGCCAAATCATCGCCTGCACCTGCAGCAGGAGCCGATGCAATTCCGCCTCCTCCTACTCCCGATAACAAAGCATCTATTTCATCTTGAGAAATTGAACCATCACTCATACAACTCATCTCCTTCCGATGTTAATTCTTCGAATTCATCACCGCTAATATCTTCTATTTTTTCCAAAATCTGAACTGCTAATTTTTTACCCTTCACGCCGGGTTGGCAGGAGAATTTAGGCCTGCTTCCTACTGTAAGCTTAAAAGGATCCCCTACCCTTACGTTGGGTAAGCGTACAACATCTCCGGCTCTCAAGTTAAGAACATCCCTGATTGAAACATCCAAGGAGCCTACCTCGGCAACCATATCAACCTCAACGGTCGAAAGCTTATCCTTAATTGCTGCCGCATATTGTCCTGTCGAAGCCCTTCTGACCGACGAAAACCAAAACTGTGTCGATAACTTTGATATAATCGGTTCAAGGGTAATATAAGGAAGACAGATATTCATCATTCCTTCTTCTTCTCCAACCTTAGTTTCCAATGTTACCAAAAGTACCATTTCAGAGGGGGTTACAATCTGAACAAACTGAGGGTTGGTATCTATGTTTCCCAAACGGGGACGTAAATCGACTACGGTAGTCCAAGCTTCCCTCATATTTGCAAGGATACGTACTATAACGCCTTCCATAACGGAGCTTTCTATTTCGGTCAATTCCCTCTGAACTTTTGAACCCTGTCCCTTACCGCCGAACAAACGGTCTATAATCGAAAAGGTAACCGAGGGGTCTATCTCCAAAAGAGCACTGGCCCTTAAAGGATCCATGTTTATAATCGCCAAGGTTGTCGGCGTAGGTATTGATCTTATAAATTCTTCATACGTAAGCTGTTCTACGGTTGCTACGTGAACATGAGCCATGCTTCGCAGCTGAGCGGAAAGAGAAGTGGTTGTAAGACGGGCAAAGGTTTCATGCATCATCTGTACCGTCCTCATCTGCTCCTTAGAAAATTTGTCGGGACGTTTAAAGTCGTAAATTTTTATTTTACGGGTGTCATTAACGGCACGAAAATCTTCTGTATCCGTATCTCCTGAGCTTATTGCGGTGAGAAGCTGATCTATTTCATCCTGCGAAAGAACTTCTGTCATGGCTCTCCTATCCTTTATTGTTCAACAATATCGTATTGCGTGAATCGAACATCCTTTATTTTATTTTTTGTAAGTACATTATCGTTTATTTCGTGCTTTATTTCAATCTTTATTTTTTCTTCCTGTCTTAATTCGGCAGTAGTCTTGCCTTTAAAATAAGAGCGTAAAAAGTCTATTATTTCGACCTTTCTTGCAGAAAGCTCTTGAGGTGTCGACTTATCGTTGTTGGTATAGCCTAAGGCGACATCTACTATCAAGGTTGCAGGAATTCTATCTGCCGTATGTACCTTCAAAATACCGATTGCCTGATACCACTGCAAAACATCCCTTGTTTCCCTGTACTCTTCAGAAACGGGGGATATTGAATGAGATGAGCCTTTTTTATCTCTTATGTTCATTGTAATAACTACAACGGTAACAATGAATATTAGAGCAACCAATACAATAGCAACCCATTTTATCAGCATGGGTATAAGACCTGCACCTCTTTTTTTGGTATCTACTGATGAAGCCATATTTTCCTGAATATCATCGTCATCCATTAAGTCATTATCAGCCATAATTTTCTCCTTACTATTATAATCGGCACATTTTTATTTTTACTAAAAATGTGCATCATCAAGAATAATTATATCAACCCGCCTATTGTAGGCTCTTCCTTCTGCCGTATCATTTGAAAAGATAGGGCGAGTGTCTGCGTAGCCTGCTACGGAAAATCTGGATTCTTGAGCTCCGAAGTCCGTAAGGCTGTGCAAAATATTTATTGCCCTTGCAGATGAAAGCTCCCAATTACTTTTCCATACATTCGGATCCGTTACGCCCGAATCGGTATGCCCTTCAACCCTAAACCTATAGGAAGCCAAATCTTGAGAAGATAAAAACTGAGCGAGATTTAAAAGCGTATCTCTGGATTCGGCAATATTAAGCTCTGCACTTCCGGGATAAAAGAAAACATCCGATGCCAAGCTGATTACTATCCCCCTCTCATCGCTTGTAACTGCAATTTTATTTGTTTTGATTTCGGGAGCAAAAAGCGAAACAGCCTTTTTTAAGGCACTTGCAAGCATTTTCCCTTTTTCCATTGAAGGCATTGAGCTTATGGTGTTTCCAAGGTCTGAAAGTCTGCCTGCAGAAACAGAAAGACCGCCTCCGGTCGGATCACCGCTTATTGATGCGGAAAGAGCCATGAGCTGAGTTACATCGACCTCAGACGGCTCAAAAAGCATTACGAAAAAGCAAAGCATGAGAGTAACCATATCTGCATAAGTGGTAAGCCAACCGCTTCCGGCGGCGCTTGGACCGTGTTTCTTTTTCCTTGCCATTTTAATCCTTTAATACTTCCGCCTCAATTGCTTTTCTATCGGAAGGCGTCAAATACGTAATAAGCCTTTGAGCCAAAATTCGAGGGTTATCTCCGGCTTGAATTCCAAGTACACCTTCTATAATCATTTCTTTGGATTTAACTTCCATATTGTTTTGGTACATAAGCTTTGTTGCTATAGGAACCAAGAGCCAGTTCTGCATAAGAGAACCGTAAAAGGTTGTAACAAGAGCCGTAGCCATGTTAGGGCCGAGAGCAGTTTTATCATCCAAGTTTAACAACATACCGATAAGACCTATAACCGTTCCCAACATACCGAAACCGGGGGCGAGGGTTGCCCAAGCATTTACTAAGGATATCCATGTGTTATGGCGCTCTTCCATTTGATTAAGCTCGTTCTCCATAAGAGAGCGGATAGCCTCTCCGTCAATACCGTCAACTACGTTCCTTAGACCTGAGCGCATAAAGGGATCTTCAAAGTCTTCAATTTCTTCTTCCAATGCAAGAAGACCTGCGCGGCGGCTTTTTTCGGATAGAGCAACAAAACGTTGAACCAGAGCCTTTTCACCGTAATCGGTTACCTTAAAAACTCTTGCAACAACCTTGAAAATTCCTATCGTATAGGATAAAGGATAGGTTAAAAAAAGACACATGTAGGAGCCGCCAATTGTAATGAACATTGAAGCCGGGTGAATAAGCCCTCCGGCCGAACCGCCGAGGATGGCACCGAATGCAACAACTGCTATACCTCCGAATATTCCTATAAACGACGCTATATCCATATCTACCCCTTTTTGCTTCTACTACAACTCATTTTTAAATATACCGATTTTACGGCGGTACGCGACTATAGCTTCCAAAATTTCTTCAGGCCTTTCCTTAATTACATAATACTTTCCTGAAAGCATCTGCAAAGTAACATCCGGATTACACTCAATAGTTTCAATTTGATGAGGATTAATCCAATACTTTGTTCCGTTTAGCCGCGTTACCTGTATCATAAATAATACCCTATATTATACCATACTATCGTTTCAAGTTCAAGACTGTTTCAAGCATTGTATCCGAAGTTTGTATTGTTTTAGCACCTGCCTGAAAGCCTTTTTGAGTAACGATCATGTCTACAAATTGGTCGGTTAAATCTACGTTACTCATTTCGAGTGTTCCGCCGATAAAGTAGCCCTTACCTACGGTTCCCGATGTGGAAACATTGGCAATACCCGAGTTATTGGACTGAACATAGGTGTTTTGTCCCGCTTTTTCAAGACCGCCCTGATTGGCAAAACCGGCCATAGCTATCTGACCTATTTCCTGCC of the Treponema denticola ATCC 35405 genome contains:
- the fliM gene encoding flagellar motor switch protein FliM — its product is MTEVLSQDEIDQLLTAISSGDTDTEDFRAVNDTRKIKIYDFKRPDKFSKEQMRTVQMMHETFARLTTTSLSAQLRSMAHVHVATVEQLTYEEFIRSIPTPTTLAIINMDPLRASALLEIDPSVTFSIIDRLFGGKGQGSKVQRELTEIESSVMEGVIVRILANMREAWTTVVDLRPRLGNIDTNPQFVQIVTPSEMVLLVTLETKVGEEEGMMNICLPYITLEPIISKLSTQFWFSSVRRASTGQYAAAIKDKLSTVEVDMVAEVGSLDVSIRDVLNLRAGDVVRLPNVRVGDPFKLTVGSRPKFSCQPGVKGKKLAVQILEKIEDISGDEFEELTSEGDELYE
- the fliO gene encoding flagellar biosynthetic protein FliO — protein: MSLGKKLFFIIFFLFSVTLFAENDGTSSDGDSLPSESGILLDAGKKGNIERNEGDALPAGNGSAFDLNVAERTQSPISRLLQVLVSLIIVCILAYVVLKFLKKSSLSFSSDSPYLKSVASINIAQGKSIHVITLGEKAYIVGVTDASINMIGEVEDKTLVDTMNLDAERRSSSPKQDFASMLSSVFKGSKNNDVDVNFFKAQRERLNKAAKAQVPEEKE
- the fliN gene encoding flagellar motor switch protein FliN, translating into MSDGSISQDEIDALLSGVGGGGIASAPAAGAGDDLAGFKKTALLQFTKENIPGLSSNLESMTGKSVSISEPVIEFSDRESFLRKVSEMTVATLIDFSGSMSGDHAFMMSPELAKKIVSLVNHEDNVEIDDMALSVISETIAQYVGTELSYLERAGLTGVASSPAESSHVPKAMMRLPQRNFVSITYNVKLDDSAYQLWEILSEDVVDKIASTIAGPDPSMQGMAAMGGMQNMGAMQNNGMMGGMQMGATQTGGPAQQMFGSGMPQGSPQQGGNMQAMNNMGMMPQMGMGASVQPVQFPPLQGFVSQEEQGNIGLIMDVYMEMTVELGRTKRMIKEILGMGEGHIIELDKLAGEPVDVLVNHKPIAKGEVVVIEESFGVRITEILSPAERISDI
- the motB gene encoding flagellar motor protein MotB; this translates as MARKKKHGPSAAGSGWLTTYADMVTLMLCFFVMLFEPSEVDVTQLMALSASISGDPTGGGLSVSAGRLSDLGNTISSMPSMEKGKMLASALKKAVSLFAPEIKTNKIAVTSDERGIVISLASDVFFYPGSAELNIAESRDTLLNLAQFLSSQDLASYRFRVEGHTDSGVTDPNVWKSNWELSSARAINILHSLTDFGAQESRFSVAGYADTRPIFSNDTAEGRAYNRRVDIIILDDAHF
- a CDS encoding motility protein A, with product MDIASFIGIFGGIAVVAFGAILGGSAGGLIHPASMFITIGGSYMCLFLTYPLSYTIGIFKVVARVFKVTDYGEKALVQRFVALSEKSRRAGLLALEEEIEDFEDPFMRSGLRNVVDGIDGEAIRSLMENELNQMEERHNTWISLVNAWATLAPGFGMLGTVIGLIGMLLNLDDKTALGPNMATALVTTFYGSLMQNWLLVPIATKLMYQNNMEVKSKEMIIEGVLGIQAGDNPRILAQRLITYLTPSDRKAIEAEVLKD
- a CDS encoding flagellar FlbD family protein, whose protein sequence is MIQVTRLNGTKYWINPHQIETIECNPDVTLQMLSGKYYVIKERPEEILEAIVAYRRKIGIFKNEL
- a CDS encoding flagellar basal body-associated FliL family protein, whose product is MADNDLMDDDDIQENMASSVDTKKRGAGLIPMLIKWVAIVLVALIFIVTVVVITMNIRDKKGSSHSISPVSEEYRETRDVLQWYQAIGILKVHTADRIPATLIVDVALGYTNNDKSTPQELSARKVEIIDFLRSYFKGKTTAELRQEEKIKIEIKHEINDNVLTKNKIKDVRFTQYDIVEQ